The Deltaproteobacteria bacterium genome includes the window CTCAATCAAGCACCATATGCCAATAGCCGAGGCTAAGAGCCCTTGGGTGTGACGACCTAACCGCTGGAATCGCCCAGTCAGAAAAATGAGCCCAGCGTCAGCACCAAATTAGGGCTCTAAGCCCGACAGGCTGCTAGAGTCGCACGCTTAGATACCCCCGGTCTTCTTTCCCGCGAGCCGCGGGATCATGATCCGGGGGATAGAAAGACGAAAGATCTTCAGGGACGATGGTGATCGTGAAGAGTTTATCGAACGGCTTTCCGATCTTCTGCCAGAAACCCGGCCCCAATGCCACGCGTGGTCGTTTTTATCGAACCATGCCCATTTCTTGTTTCGAAGCGGCCCTCAGGGGGTGGGGGTTGAGGGCCGGGATGGTATCTGACTTGGCGGAGCTGGATGGGTGTCCCTATTGCGGGCACAGCGCCTTGCTGGGAATAAGGAAGATGACGCCGCAGCATGGCCGCCTGCCTGGGGAAAAAGATCATCTGCCTGCCATCGGGGTCCCTTTCCCCAATAGCCCTCAAAAAAATCCGACAATTTAAACATGCAGGGTGTGCGGCAGTACGCCCGGTATTATCTGTGGCCGGCCCCTTGAAATGCCAGGCAACCATTGACATACTTTGAACGACATCGTAATATTATGTCATACATATTTCATACAATTCGGAGGCAGTATGGCAAGTATACAAAAAAGCATGCGGATTCCCGAGGAAATGTTGGAAGGAATTCAGGTAATTGCACGGGAAAGGAACATGGATTTCTCTACGGTAACAAAGGAACTTCTGGAGGAAGCGATCAAAATGCATCGCTGTCCGGGTATTGTATTCAATGCGGGGGTCCACGGACGAAGGGCCCGAATTGCAGGGACCGGTATAGAGGTTTGGGAAATTATTGCAGCCCACAAGAGCCTGGATGAGGACTATGACCGTCTTCAAGCTGCCTTTCACTGGCTGTCCGAACCCCAGCTGAGAAACGCTCTGGCATACTATCGGCTATATCCTGATGAAATCACGCATCTTATCGAGCAAAATGAAGCATGGACGCCGAAACACGTTTCCGAGACGTTCCCCTTCCTCGCTGGAAGCGTAGCATGAAATATTATCTCGATGAGGATATCAGCCCAGGGGTTGCCGATATATTGAGAAGCCTCCAGATTAGTGCGATCAGCACTCATGAGGTGCAAATGAAAGGGGCATCCGACCATGAGCAACTGAGGTATGCGGACTCCAAAGGCATGGTTATGGTCACCCGAAACAGAAATGACTTTATTCAATTGACGATCCAGTTTTTCAATGAAAACCGCCCCCATTTCGGGGTGCTAATCATTCCCTATTCCATCCCCGGCGACAAGTTTGATCTTATGGCGCAGGCTCTCAGGAGGTATGCCTCAAAACATCCCTCAGGGATGGAGGCTTACACGATTGATTTTTTAAATGTTTGAAAGCAACTGTGTGCTCGTGAGGTCCAAGGGCAAAAAAGGCTGGCAGCCACGCCCCAATCCCAATAAAATAGGCAATCGTCTCCATAAGTCCCTCATCCGGGGGAGTCTTTGAGAGGCGCGAACAAAAACATCCAGCCGGTGCAGAAGGAAGCGTTTTCACTCACCCGACAACACACCTGACAGGCATGCGGCGAAGCCGATGCGATGAAAAAAAAACGAAAAAATCGACATGAATTGACTTAAGTCAATGCACATCTCTTTCTCACCCCTCATAATGGGGGCAAGCTCGAACAAGAACCAGGAAGCATCACAACCAAAAACCAACCATAGCGCGTGAAAGGAGAAAAGCAATGTTTTGTTATCAGTGTGAACAAACGGCAAAGGGCGAGGGGTGTACCAAGATAGGGGTTTGTGGGAAACAACCTGATGTGGCAGCGCTCCAGGACCTGCTGATCTATGCCCTCAAAGGTCTGTCGCTTTATGCGGTGGAGGGTCGGAAGGTCGGCATCACTGACCGGGATGTTAATATTTTTACCTGCGAGGCCACTTTTTCCACGCTTACCAACGTGGATTTTGACCCGGAGCGATTTGTCCCGCTTATCCGTCGCTGCGTGGAATTGAGGGAAGGTCTTAAGGAGAGGGTGAAGGCCGCCGGCGGGAAGGTGGATTTTTCCGATGCGGCTGCCAGCTTGAAACCCGCTGCAACCCTGGAAGAGATGGTGAAGCAGGGCGAGGGGGTGGGGATCACCTCTGATTCCGAACCCAACGCGGATATCCATGCCCTCAAGTGGACCCTTGTTTTCGGCCTCAAGGGGGTTGCTGCGTACGCCGATCATGCCCGGATATTGGGCCAGGAAGACGACACGGTCTATGCATTTATCCACGAGGGCCTGGCCGCTACCCTCAACAAGGATCTGTCTCTGGAAGACTGGGTGGGTTTGGTCCTGAAATGCGGCGAGATTAACCTGAAGGCCATGGAACTGCTGGACGCCGCCAATACCGGTACCTACGGGCACCCTGTCCCAACATCCGTCCCATTGGGCGCTAAGAAAGGAAAGGCCATCCTGGTGTCAGGGCACGATCTCAAGGACCTGGAAGACGTGCTCAAACAATCCGAAGGAAAAGGGATAAACGTGTATACCCACGGAGAGATGCTTCCCTGCCACGGGTATCCTGAGTTGAAAAAATATCCCCATTTTTATGGGCACTACGGCACGGCCTGGCAGAACCAGGGAAAGGAGTTTGCGGAATTTCCGGGCGCGATCCTCATGACGACCAACTGCATCCAGAAACCGAAGGACACATACAAGGATAACATATTCACCACCGGCCTGGTGGGATGGCCCGATGTGACGCATATCAGCAATAAGGATTTCTCACTCCTTATTGAAAAGGCGCTTTCCCTGCCCGGATTTGAAGAAGACAGCGACAAGGGATCTGTCATGGTCGGGTTTGCCCGCAATGCCGTGATGGGTGTGGCAGACAAGGTGATCGAAGCGGTTAAGGGAGGTGCCATCAGGCACTTTTTCCTGGTCGCCGGATGCGACGGTGCGAAACCGGGTCGAAACTACTATACCGAGTTTGTGGAGCAGGTTCCGAAAGACTGCGTGGTCCTGACGCTCGCATGCGGCAAGTTCCGGTTTTTTGATAAGAATCTGGGCGACATCGGGGGTATTCCAAGGCTCCTGGATGTCGGCCAGTGTAATGACGCCTACTCTGCCATCCAGATCGCGGTGGCACTGGCAAAGGCCTTTGACTGCGGGATCAACGACCTGCCGCTTTCCATGATCCTTTCATGGTACGAACAGAAGGCGGTCGCCATCCTCCTGACCCTTTTTTACCTGGGGATCAAGGACATCCGATTAGGACCGAGCCTGCCGGCGTTCATCACGCCG containing:
- a CDS encoding DUF433 domain-containing protein, with the protein product MLEGIQVIARERNMDFSTVTKELLEEAIKMHRCPGIVFNAGVHGRRARIAGTGIEVWEIIAAHKSLDEDYDRLQAAFHWLSEPQLRNALAYYRLYPDEITHLIEQNEAWTPKHVSETFPFLAGSVA
- a CDS encoding DUF5615 family PIN-like protein, producing MKYYLDEDISPGVADILRSLQISAISTHEVQMKGASDHEQLRYADSKGMVMVTRNRNDFIQLTIQFFNENRPHFGVLIIPYSIPGDKFDLMAQALRRYASKHPSGMEAYTIDFLNV
- the hcp gene encoding hydroxylamine reductase gives rise to the protein MFCYQCEQTAKGEGCTKIGVCGKQPDVAALQDLLIYALKGLSLYAVEGRKVGITDRDVNIFTCEATFSTLTNVDFDPERFVPLIRRCVELREGLKERVKAAGGKVDFSDAAASLKPAATLEEMVKQGEGVGITSDSEPNADIHALKWTLVFGLKGVAAYADHARILGQEDDTVYAFIHEGLAATLNKDLSLEDWVGLVLKCGEINLKAMELLDAANTGTYGHPVPTSVPLGAKKGKAILVSGHDLKDLEDVLKQSEGKGINVYTHGEMLPCHGYPELKKYPHFYGHYGTAWQNQGKEFAEFPGAILMTTNCIQKPKDTYKDNIFTTGLVGWPDVTHISNKDFSLLIEKALSLPGFEEDSDKGSVMVGFARNAVMGVADKVIEAVKGGAIRHFFLVAGCDGAKPGRNYYTEFVEQVPKDCVVLTLACGKFRFFDKNLGDIGGIPRLLDVGQCNDAYSAIQIAVALAKAFDCGINDLPLSMILSWYEQKAVAILLTLFYLGIKDIRLGPSLPAFITPNVLDVLVKNFNIMPISTPEEDLKAILG